Proteins encoded within one genomic window of Argiope bruennichi chromosome 7, qqArgBrue1.1, whole genome shotgun sequence:
- the LOC129976455 gene encoding uncharacterized protein LOC129976455 → MLLKVIIFYASINAIFGDESSNTADPFDKDEIETDQMDEIEDITKEPTPLPSVSISSLQNTETGTDSPSNTALKTVSVNPPRLNIPCNDSKELVVTTNVTAVIIDMNQLNSSNMAYDNSGKLNITGNSVHHGIANGNWVGFTNNEMGYGRPGSFMFMKGSSNFGGNQNLLGFPQRNYGLWKGSPYRGTSNTESVNQDKIFGNAFPITKGISFHGDGFQPYIPGIHEHLRGDIYSADGSEVYAFTGFGFGSEFPTSQVHFVGKWIPIHSPRPNAFSGHTFGNWKSVNYGHMFRNMHPMYISRQHPSNNFEFGKTGNFKGHNFGGNHFMMN, encoded by the exons GTAATAATATTTTACGCttcaataaatgcaatttttggcGATGAAAGTTCCAATACg GCTGATCCTTTTGACAAGGATGAAATTGAAACTGATCAAATGGATGAAATTGAAGACATCACTAAGGAACCAACCCCGCTTCCAAGTGTTTCTATTTCATCACTACAAAACACTGAAACAGGAACTGATTCTCCTAGTAATACTGCTTTAAAAACTGTATCAGTGAACCCACCAAGATTAAATATTCCCTGCAATGACAGCAAAGAATTAGTAGTGACAACAAATGTGACTGCTGTTATTATTGACATGAACCAGCTGAATTCCAGTAACATGGCATACGATAATTCAGGCAAGTTAAATATTACTGGGAATTCGGTCCATCATGGAATTGCAAATGGAAATTGGGTAGGCTTCACAAACAATGAAATGGGATACGGCAGACCTGGTTCTTTTATGTTCATGAAAGGAAGTTCAAATTTTGgaggaaatcaaaatttactaGGATTTCCTCAAAGGAATTATGGATTATGGAAAGGCTCACCTTATAGAGGAACAAGTAATACTGAATCAGTTAATCAGGATAAAATATTTGGGAATGCTTTCCCAATTACTAAAGGTATTTCGTTTCATGGAGATGGATTTCAGCCCTACATTCCTGGAATTCATGAACATTTGCGAGGTGATATATATTCGGCAGATGGTTCTGAAGTATATGCTTTCACAGGCTTTGGGTTTGGTTCTGAATTTCCAACTTCTCAAGTACATTTCGTGGGCAAATGGATTCCAATACATAGCCCAAGACCCAATGCATTCAGTGGTCATACATTCGGTAACTGGAAATCTGTGAATTATGGACACATGTTTAGAAATATGCATCCGATGTATATTTCGAGACAACATCCATCTAACAATTTCGAATTTGGCAAAACTGGGAATTTTAAAGGTCATAATTTTGGTGGGAatcattttatgatgaattag
- the LOC129975356 gene encoding uncharacterized protein LOC129975356 — protein sequence MRVIGRGHSAAKKLCSAMNVNVPSKKSFGYLEKKLEAAASNVASKTMKEAALEIRGDSVTEEIAQCGVSVDGTWQRRGYSSLNGCVTVISIDTGKVLDIEVMSKVCRICDKKNSEAINSSHTCTKHTGSSGAMEPLGAYRIFERSADMRKLQYIKFYGDGDSKGYDAVKDVYGKDSVTKYECIGHIQKRVGTRLRKLKSKQKGLGGRGKLTDTFIDKLQNYYGIAIRSNVNDLEGMQKAVIAAFFHCCSSAKQPMHGQCPVGPESWCRYQQAISNGKKYKEKSKGLPKNVLNSIKPVYMQLCDKNLLQKCLHGKTQNANESFNGILWKFIPKEIFVELSTLRLGAYMAVIQFNKGFEGLLDILRHFGVSLGVFTLKGFAELDEVRVNESKRHSLPGVKSVT from the exons ATGAGAGTTATTGGCAGGGGACATTCTGCAGCGAAAAAACTGTGTTCTGCGATGAATGTGAATGTGCCTTCGAAAAAGTCATTTGGCTATCTCGAAAAAAAACTGGAAGCTGCTGCTAGTAACGTGGCATCCAAAACAATGAAGGAAGCTGCATTAGAAATTAGAGGTGACTCAGTAACTGAAGAAATAGCTCAGTGCGGTGTGTCAGTTGATGGCACATGGCAACGAAGAGGGTATTCATCTCTGAATGGATGTGTCACGGTCATTTCAATAGACACTGGAAAGGTGTTAGACATTGAAGTGATGTCGAAAGTGTGTAgaatttgtgacaaaaaaaacaGCGAAGCAATAAACTCTAGTCATACCTGTACAAAACATACAGGTTCGTCTGGTGCTATGGAACCTCTTGGTGCTTATCGTATTTTTGAAAGGTCTGCTGACATGAGGAaactacaatatataaaattctatggcGACGGGGATTCAAAAGGATATGATGCTGTGAAAGATGTTTATGGGAAGGATAGCGTTACAAAATATGAGTGTATTGGACATATACAGAAGCGTGTTGGCACAAggctaagaaaattaaaatcgaagCAAAAAGGTCTTGGAGGTCGAGGAAAACTTACAGACACCTTCAtcgataaattgcaaaattactaCGGAATTGCTATCCGTAGTAATGTGAATGATTTGGAAGGCATGCAAAAGGCAGTAATTGCAGCATTTTTTCACTGCTGTTCCAGTGCAAAACAACCAATGCATGGTCAATGTCCAGTTGGGCCCGAGAGCTGGTGTAGATATCAGCAAGCCATATCGAACGgaaaaaaatacaaggaaaaatcAAAAGGGCTTCCAAAAAATGTCCTCAATAGCATCAAGCCTGTATACATGCAATTATGTGAcaaaaatttgctacaaaaatgCTTGCATGGGAAAACCCAAAATGCAAATGAATCGTTCAATGGaattctttggaaatttattccaaaagaaattttcgtTGAGTTGTCAACATTGCGGTTGGGTGCATACATGGCAGtgattcaatttaataaaggATTTGAAGGACTGCTAGATATTTTAAGGCATTTTGGTGTAAGTTTGGGGGTGTTTACCCTCAAAGGTTTTGCTGAACTCGACGAAGTGCGAGTTAACGAATCCAAGCGACATTCTTTGCCCGGAGTTAaa AGCGTGACCTAA